A window of the Microbispora sp. ZYX-F-249 genome harbors these coding sequences:
- a CDS encoding urease accessory protein UreF produces the protein MSAVKGDAALLLLADSRLPAGGHAHSGGVEEAVRLGAVTGTDDLARFLRGRLATSGLVTAALAAAACELAVSEVVRGPAAGRGGGAGADADADADADGEPVAALWRRLDAEADARTASPAQREASRTQGRLLLRTARRMWPSAALDVLVRAVPDGPHHPVALGAVAASAGCEPLQAALAAAYATVTGPATAAVRLLGLDPVAVHRLLAGLAPALDETAHAACESLPDALPLDDEPYDEPYEEPGEEPDDRGTGRHAGRRAAWRALPGHGAPALDLLAEGHLTNPAKLFVS, from the coding sequence ATGTCCGCCGTGAAGGGGGACGCCGCGCTGCTGCTGCTGGCCGATTCCCGGCTGCCGGCGGGCGGGCACGCCCATTCGGGCGGCGTGGAGGAGGCCGTACGGCTGGGCGCCGTCACCGGCACAGACGACCTGGCGCGGTTCCTGCGCGGCAGGCTCGCCACCTCCGGCCTCGTCACCGCCGCGCTCGCCGCCGCCGCGTGCGAGCTGGCGGTCTCCGAGGTCGTCCGGGGACCCGCAGCCGGCCGCGGCGGCGGTGCCGGTGCCGATGCCGATGCCGATGCCGATGCCGATGGTGAGCCGGTGGCGGCGCTGTGGCGGCGGCTGGACGCCGAGGCCGACGCCCGGACCGCCTCGCCCGCTCAGCGGGAGGCCTCGCGCACCCAGGGACGGCTCCTGCTGCGCACGGCCCGCCGGATGTGGCCCTCGGCCGCGCTGGACGTGCTGGTGCGAGCGGTGCCCGACGGTCCGCACCATCCGGTCGCGCTCGGCGCGGTCGCGGCCTCCGCGGGGTGCGAGCCCCTCCAGGCCGCGCTGGCCGCCGCCTACGCGACGGTCACCGGCCCGGCCACGGCCGCGGTGCGGCTCCTCGGCCTCGACCCGGTCGCCGTCCACCGCCTGCTCGCCGGCCTCGCGCCCGCGCTCGACGAGACGGCCCACGCCGCCTGCGAGTCGCTCCCGGACGCCCTCCCGCTCGACGATGAACCGTACGACGAGCCGTACGAGGAGCCCGGCGAGGAGCCGGACGATCGCGGCACGGGACGGCACGCGGGTCGGCGGGCGGCGTGGCGGGCGCTGCCCGGGCACGGCGCGCCCGCGCTCGACCTCCTGGCGGAGGGACACCTGACCAATCCGGCCAAGCTCTTCGTCTCCTGA
- the era gene encoding GTPase Era, whose product MNAEPSGFRAGFACFVGRPNVGKSTLMNALVGTKVAITSSKPQTTRRAIRGIVHRPDAQLVIVDTPGFHRPRTLLGERLDSLVLSTLTEVDVIGFCVPANEPIGKGDRFIVEKLAAVKKTPVVAVVTKCDLATREQIAHQLLAVSALAEFAEIVPVSAQGGEQLEVLADVLVKRLPESPPLYAGGELTDEPEQVLVAELIREAALEGVRDELPHSIAVVVEEMHPREGRDDLLDVYAHMFVERPSQKAIVIGPGGARLKDVGTRARQQIEALLGTRIYLDLRVKVAKEWQRDPKQLRRLGFYD is encoded by the coding sequence ATGAACGCCGAACCGAGCGGTTTCCGGGCGGGCTTCGCCTGCTTCGTCGGCAGGCCCAACGTCGGCAAGTCGACGTTGATGAACGCCCTGGTCGGCACCAAGGTGGCGATCACCTCGTCCAAGCCGCAGACGACGCGGCGGGCCATCCGCGGCATCGTCCACCGGCCGGACGCCCAGCTGGTGATCGTGGACACCCCCGGCTTCCACCGTCCCCGCACGCTCCTGGGGGAGCGGCTCGACAGCCTGGTGCTGTCCACGCTCACCGAGGTCGACGTCATCGGGTTCTGCGTCCCGGCCAACGAGCCGATCGGCAAGGGCGACCGGTTCATCGTCGAAAAGCTCGCGGCCGTCAAGAAGACCCCGGTGGTGGCGGTCGTCACCAAGTGCGACCTGGCCACCCGCGAGCAGATCGCGCACCAGCTTCTGGCGGTGTCCGCGCTGGCCGAGTTCGCGGAGATCGTCCCGGTGTCCGCGCAGGGCGGCGAGCAGCTCGAGGTCCTCGCCGACGTGCTCGTCAAGCGGCTGCCGGAGTCGCCCCCGCTGTACGCCGGAGGGGAGCTGACCGACGAGCCGGAGCAGGTGCTGGTCGCCGAGCTGATCCGGGAGGCCGCGCTGGAGGGCGTGCGGGACGAGCTGCCCCACTCGATCGCGGTGGTGGTCGAGGAGATGCACCCCCGGGAGGGCCGTGACGATCTCCTCGACGTGTACGCCCACATGTTCGTCGAGCGTCCCTCGCAGAAGGCGATCGTGATCGGCCCGGGCGGCGCGAGGCTCAAGGACGTGGGCACCCGCGCCCGGCAGCAGATCGAGGCGCTCCTCGGCACCCGGATCTACCTCGACCTGCGGGTGAAGGTCGCCAAGGAGTGGCAGCGCGACCCCAAGCAGCTGCGGCGGCTCGGCTTCTACGACTGA
- the ureG gene encoding urease accessory protein UreG — MGAHHDDVHDPAEPHGRALRLGIGGPVGSGKTALVAALCRSLGPTLRLGVVTNDIYTTEDADFLRRAGVVDPGRILAVQTGCCPHTAIRDDIAANLDAVETLEERFGPLDLVIVESGGDNLTATFSRGLADRQIFVLDVSGGDKVPRKGGPGVTSADLLVVNKTDLAPMVGADLTVMSRDAAAVRDGKPVLFTSIREDRSAHTVAEWVVTMVEAWRREHGEPHHHAAHSTSHGNASPAAAT; from the coding sequence ATGGGCGCTCACCACGACGACGTCCACGACCCGGCCGAGCCGCACGGGCGGGCGCTCCGCCTCGGCATCGGCGGGCCGGTCGGCAGCGGCAAGACCGCCCTGGTGGCGGCGCTGTGCCGCAGTCTCGGGCCGACCCTGCGGCTCGGGGTCGTGACCAACGACATCTACACCACCGAGGACGCCGACTTCCTGCGCCGCGCGGGGGTCGTCGACCCCGGGCGCATCCTCGCCGTGCAGACCGGCTGCTGCCCGCACACCGCGATCCGCGACGACATCGCGGCCAACCTGGACGCCGTCGAGACGCTGGAAGAGCGGTTCGGGCCGCTCGACCTCGTCATCGTCGAGAGCGGCGGCGACAACCTCACCGCGACCTTCAGCCGGGGCCTGGCCGACCGGCAGATCTTCGTGCTCGACGTGTCGGGCGGCGACAAGGTGCCGCGCAAGGGCGGGCCGGGGGTGACCTCGGCCGACCTGCTCGTGGTCAACAAGACCGACCTCGCGCCGATGGTCGGCGCCGATCTGACCGTGATGTCCCGCGACGCGGCGGCCGTACGGGACGGCAAGCCGGTGCTGTTCACCTCGATCAGGGAGGACAGGTCCGCGCACACCGTCGCCGAGTGGGTGGTGACCATGGTCGAGGCCTGGCGGCGCGAGCACGGGGAACCGCACCACCACGCCGCCCACAGCACCTCCCACGGTAACGCCAGCCCGGCCGCGGCGACCTGA
- the urtB gene encoding urea ABC transporter permease subunit UrtB, whose product MEGIVNQLPIGLSIGAVLLLIALGLTFTFGQMGVINMAHGEFIMAGAYTAYLLQGVGFLVALPAAFVVAGVMGLILERTLVRRFYGRPLDTLLLTWGASLMLQQLARDLFGAPNVQVSSPAWLRGGAGILPYNRLFIMALAAASVLAIWAYMNRTGQGRRMRAVMQNRRLAATSGIDTGRVDQRTFFIGSGLAGVAGVALTLIGPVGPTLGTYYIVDAFLVVVAGGLGQLRGAVLAAIGLGLLNSYAEFWSDASLAKVVVLVAIIGFLQIRPQGLFFVRSRALT is encoded by the coding sequence GTGGAGGGAATCGTCAACCAGCTGCCGATCGGGCTGTCGATCGGAGCGGTCCTGCTGCTCATCGCCCTCGGGCTGACGTTCACCTTCGGGCAGATGGGCGTGATCAACATGGCCCACGGCGAGTTCATCATGGCGGGGGCCTACACGGCCTACCTGCTCCAGGGCGTGGGCTTCCTGGTCGCCCTCCCGGCCGCCTTCGTGGTGGCCGGGGTCATGGGCCTGATCCTGGAGCGCACGCTGGTCCGGCGCTTCTACGGCCGCCCGCTGGACACGCTGCTGCTCACCTGGGGCGCCAGCCTCATGCTCCAGCAACTGGCCCGTGACCTGTTCGGGGCGCCCAACGTGCAGGTGTCCTCGCCCGCCTGGCTGCGCGGCGGGGCCGGGATCCTGCCGTACAACCGGCTGTTCATCATGGCGCTCGCCGCGGCGTCGGTGCTCGCGATCTGGGCGTACATGAACCGGACCGGGCAGGGGCGGCGCATGCGGGCGGTGATGCAGAACAGGAGGCTCGCGGCCACGAGCGGCATCGACACCGGAAGGGTCGACCAGCGGACGTTCTTCATCGGCTCCGGCCTCGCCGGAGTCGCGGGGGTCGCGCTCACGCTGATCGGGCCGGTCGGGCCGACGCTCGGGACGTACTACATCGTCGACGCGTTCCTCGTGGTCGTCGCCGGCGGCCTGGGCCAGCTTCGCGGCGCGGTGCTGGCCGCGATCGGCCTCGGCCTGCTGAACTCCTACGCCGAGTTCTGGAGCGACGCCAGCCTCGCCAAGGTGGTGGTCCTCGTGGCGATCATCGGCTTCCTGCAGATCCGGCCGCAGGGGCTGTTCTTCGTCCGATCGCGGGCGCTCACATGA
- a CDS encoding urease subunit gamma, translating to MRLTPHEQERLLIHVAAGVARERKERGLRLNHPEATALIASFLLEGARDGRSVADLMDAGRKVLRREDVMEGVPEMLESVQIEATFPDGTKLVTVHNPIA from the coding sequence ATGCGGCTCACTCCACACGAACAGGAACGGCTCCTCATCCACGTCGCCGCGGGCGTGGCCCGCGAGCGCAAGGAGCGCGGCCTTCGCCTCAACCATCCGGAGGCGACGGCCCTGATCGCGTCCTTCCTCCTGGAGGGCGCCCGCGACGGCCGCAGCGTCGCCGACCTGATGGACGCCGGCCGCAAGGTCCTGCGCCGCGAGGACGTCATGGAGGGCGTGCCCGAGATGCTGGAGTCCGTCCAGATCGAGGCGACCTTCCCCGACGGCACCAAGCTCGTCACCGTGCACAACCCGATCGCATGA
- a CDS encoding urease subunit alpha, which translates to MSSVERARYAALYGPTTGDRVRLADTGLYVEVTEDLSMGPAGAGDEAVFGGGKVIRESMGQARTTRAEGAADLVITGAVILDHWGVVKADIGVRDGRIAAIGKAGNPDTMDGVHPDLVIGPSTEILAANGKIVTAGAVDSHVHLICPQILDEALASGVTTVVGGGTGPAEGTKATTVTGTWYLGRMLESLDSYPVNVALLGKGNTVSEEGLLEQLRAGASGFKLHEDWGTTPAAIDACLRVCDATGVQVAIHTDTLNEAGFVESTLRAIGGRAIHAYHTEGAGGGHAPDIITVASHANVLPSSTNPTRPHTVNTHHEHLDMLMVCHHLNPAIPEDLAFAESRIRPTTMAAEDVLHDMGAISMIGSDSQAMGRVGETIIRTWQTAHVMKRRRGALPGDGPADNLRARRYVAKYTINPAIAHGLDAEIGSVEPGKLADLVLWSPAFFGVKPDLVVKGGVIAYAQMGDANASIPTPQPVLPRPMFGAAPVTAAATSLHFVAPLALEDGLAGRLAVGRRLVPVADVRARRKDAMPLNDALPDIRVDPDTFAVRVDGELIEPAPAESLPMAQRYFLF; encoded by the coding sequence ATGTCTAGCGTCGAGCGCGCGCGCTACGCCGCGCTGTACGGCCCCACCACCGGCGACCGGGTGCGCCTGGCCGACACCGGCCTGTACGTCGAGGTGACCGAGGACCTGTCGATGGGACCCGCCGGGGCGGGCGACGAGGCGGTGTTCGGCGGCGGCAAGGTCATCCGCGAGTCGATGGGGCAGGCGCGCACCACGAGGGCGGAGGGCGCGGCCGACCTGGTCATCACGGGCGCGGTGATCCTCGACCACTGGGGCGTGGTCAAGGCCGACATCGGCGTCCGCGACGGCCGGATCGCGGCGATCGGCAAGGCCGGCAACCCCGACACGATGGACGGCGTCCACCCGGACCTCGTCATCGGCCCGTCCACCGAGATCCTCGCGGCGAACGGCAAGATCGTCACCGCGGGCGCGGTCGACTCCCACGTCCACCTGATCTGCCCGCAGATCCTCGACGAGGCGCTCGCCTCGGGCGTGACCACGGTCGTCGGCGGCGGCACAGGACCCGCCGAGGGCACGAAGGCCACCACCGTGACCGGGACCTGGTACCTCGGCCGGATGCTGGAGTCCCTGGACTCCTACCCGGTGAACGTGGCCCTGCTCGGCAAGGGCAACACGGTCAGCGAGGAGGGGCTGCTCGAACAGTTGAGAGCCGGGGCGTCGGGCTTCAAGCTGCACGAGGACTGGGGCACCACCCCCGCCGCCATCGACGCCTGCCTGCGGGTCTGCGACGCCACCGGGGTGCAGGTCGCCATTCACACCGACACGCTGAACGAGGCCGGTTTCGTGGAGTCGACTCTGCGGGCCATCGGCGGGCGGGCCATCCACGCCTACCACACCGAGGGCGCCGGAGGCGGCCACGCCCCGGACATCATCACGGTGGCCTCCCACGCCAACGTGCTGCCCTCGTCCACGAACCCGACCAGGCCGCACACGGTCAACACCCACCACGAGCACCTGGACATGCTCATGGTGTGCCACCATCTCAATCCCGCCATCCCGGAGGACCTGGCCTTCGCCGAGTCGCGGATCCGGCCGACGACGATGGCGGCCGAAGACGTCCTGCACGACATGGGCGCGATCTCGATGATCGGCTCGGACTCCCAGGCCATGGGCCGGGTCGGCGAGACGATCATCCGTACGTGGCAGACGGCGCACGTGATGAAGCGGCGCCGCGGGGCGCTGCCGGGCGACGGCCCCGCCGACAACCTCCGCGCCCGCCGGTACGTGGCGAAATACACGATCAACCCGGCGATCGCCCACGGGCTGGACGCGGAGATCGGGTCGGTGGAGCCCGGCAAGCTCGCCGACCTCGTGCTGTGGAGCCCGGCCTTCTTCGGGGTCAAGCCCGACCTCGTCGTGAAGGGCGGCGTCATCGCGTACGCCCAGATGGGTGACGCGAACGCGTCGATCCCGACGCCGCAGCCCGTGCTCCCCCGCCCCATGTTCGGCGCGGCACCGGTCACCGCCGCCGCGACCTCGCTGCACTTCGTGGCGCCCCTCGCGCTGGAGGACGGCCTGGCCGGCCGCCTCGCCGTCGGCAGACGGCTGGTCCCGGTGGCCGACGTCCGCGCCCGGCGCAAGGACGCCATGCCGCTCAACGACGCCCTGCCGGACATCCGGGTGGATCCCGACACCTTCGCCGTACGCGTGGACGGCGAGCTGATCGAGCCCGCCCCGGCCGAGTCGCTGCCGATGGCGCAGCGCTACTTCCTCTTCTGA
- a CDS encoding cytidine deaminase, whose amino-acid sequence MTETLDPEDNKIITLARSARARGGTPEGAAVRDETGRTYAATTVELPSLRLSALQAAVAMAVSSGAKSLEAAAIVTEADDPAEPDVAVVEDMGNGTLFLAAPDGSLKGRYI is encoded by the coding sequence GTGACAGAGACGCTGGACCCCGAGGACAACAAGATCATCACGCTGGCCAGGTCGGCGCGGGCGCGCGGCGGCACTCCCGAGGGCGCCGCGGTGCGCGACGAGACCGGCCGGACGTACGCCGCGACCACGGTGGAGTTGCCCTCGCTCCGGCTCTCGGCCCTGCAGGCGGCCGTGGCCATGGCCGTGTCCAGCGGGGCGAAGTCCCTGGAGGCCGCGGCGATCGTCACCGAGGCCGACGACCCGGCGGAGCCGGACGTGGCCGTCGTCGAGGACATGGGGAACGGCACGCTCTTCCTGGCCGCTCCGGACGGCTCGCTGAAGGGCCGGTACATCTGA
- the urtC gene encoding urea ABC transporter permease subunit UrtC, with amino-acid sequence MTALTVSRRVLTGRWQGPAAFTAVAVLALVVAPLLLEPFRLGLLAKYLCYAIVALGIGLAWGQGGMLTLGQGVFFGLGGYAMGMYLKLNDAGGDLPDFMVWSGVEKLPALWKPFGNPVFALAMVVVLPVAVALLLGALVFRQRVRGAYFAILTQALAAALVILLVGQQGLTGGTNGLTNFFDFFGRDVAADETQRGLYLLVAAVLGALYLGARQLVRSRFGRLLLAVRDGEDRVRFLGYDPATVKTLTFAVSAGTAGIAGALFVPVVGIISPALLGVVPSLELVVAVAVGGRFALAGAVLGAVVMGYARTYFSEELPDVWLYLQGALFVLVMTLAPKGIAGLAAALVRRREARA; translated from the coding sequence ATGACCGCCCTCACGGTCTCGCGCCGGGTCCTGACCGGCCGGTGGCAGGGCCCCGCGGCCTTCACGGCGGTGGCGGTGCTCGCCCTGGTGGTGGCGCCGCTGCTGCTGGAGCCGTTCCGCCTCGGCCTGCTGGCCAAGTATCTCTGCTACGCGATCGTGGCACTGGGCATCGGCCTCGCCTGGGGGCAGGGCGGCATGCTCACGCTCGGTCAGGGGGTGTTCTTCGGCCTCGGCGGCTACGCGATGGGCATGTATCTCAAGCTCAACGACGCCGGCGGGGACCTGCCCGACTTCATGGTCTGGAGCGGGGTGGAGAAGCTGCCGGCGCTGTGGAAGCCGTTCGGCAACCCGGTCTTCGCGCTGGCCATGGTCGTCGTGCTGCCGGTCGCGGTCGCGCTGCTGCTCGGCGCGCTGGTCTTCCGCCAGCGCGTACGAGGGGCGTACTTCGCGATCCTCACCCAGGCGCTGGCGGCGGCGCTGGTGATCCTGCTGGTCGGGCAGCAGGGGCTGACCGGCGGCACGAACGGCCTGACCAACTTCTTCGACTTCTTCGGCCGCGACGTGGCGGCCGACGAGACCCAGCGGGGCCTCTACCTGCTGGTGGCGGCCGTGCTCGGGGCGCTCTACCTGGGCGCGAGGCAACTGGTCCGCAGCCGGTTCGGACGGCTGCTGCTCGCGGTCAGGGACGGCGAGGACCGGGTGCGCTTCCTGGGGTACGACCCCGCCACCGTGAAGACGCTGACCTTCGCCGTCTCCGCGGGCACGGCCGGCATCGCGGGGGCGCTGTTCGTGCCCGTGGTGGGCATCATCTCGCCGGCCCTGCTCGGGGTCGTGCCCTCGCTCGAACTCGTCGTCGCCGTGGCCGTCGGCGGCCGGTTCGCGCTGGCGGGCGCGGTGCTCGGCGCGGTCGTGATGGGGTACGCGCGGACGTACTTCAGCGAGGAGCTCCCGGACGTCTGGCTGTACCTGCAGGGCGCCCTGTTCGTGCTCGTCATGACGCTGGCGCCCAAGGGCATCGCGGGCCTGGCCGCCGCACTCGTACGGAGAAGGGAGGCGAGGGCGTGA
- a CDS encoding urease accessory protein UreD — translation MASGAVTARALIRTEAARGGRTRLETLRSDPPLTLRQTGPRRVHLVSTGAGPLRGDRLDLAVDVAPGTTLEVRSVAATLVLPGLADTPSVMVVRARVGAGAALRFSPEPTVLAAGCDHRLVVRLSLAEDATVFWREEIVFGRHGERPGRGHARFDATVAGRPLLRQDLLIGEDAVDGSPAVYGDARCVGSTLLAGPAWADEPDAERERRAVLGDGWASLPLAGPGVQVCALGADAVQLRERLRRGEDAAHPVPPAGPLAAA, via the coding sequence ATGGCATCCGGCGCCGTGACGGCGCGGGCGCTGATCCGCACGGAGGCCGCGCGCGGAGGGCGGACCCGGCTGGAGACGCTCCGCTCCGACCCGCCGCTGACACTGCGGCAGACCGGTCCCCGGCGGGTCCACCTCGTCTCGACGGGCGCGGGCCCGCTGCGCGGGGACCGCCTCGACCTCGCCGTGGACGTCGCCCCCGGCACCACGCTGGAGGTCCGCTCGGTGGCCGCCACGCTGGTGCTGCCCGGTCTCGCGGACACCCCCTCGGTCATGGTCGTCCGGGCGCGGGTCGGGGCCGGCGCCGCCCTGCGCTTCTCCCCCGAGCCGACCGTCCTCGCCGCCGGATGCGACCACCGCCTCGTCGTACGGCTCTCGCTCGCCGAGGACGCCACGGTCTTCTGGCGGGAGGAGATCGTGTTCGGGCGGCACGGCGAACGGCCGGGGCGCGGCCACGCGCGGTTCGACGCGACCGTGGCCGGGCGGCCCCTGCTCCGCCAGGACCTCCTGATCGGCGAGGACGCCGTGGACGGCAGCCCGGCCGTCTACGGGGACGCCCGGTGCGTCGGCTCGACCCTTCTCGCGGGCCCCGCCTGGGCTGACGAGCCGGACGCTGAGCGGGAGCGGCGGGCCGTCCTGGGGGACGGCTGGGCGTCCCTGCCCCTGGCCGGTCCCGGCGTGCAGGTCTGCGCGCTCGGCGCGGACGCCGTCCAGCTCAGGGAACGCCTGCGGCGCGGCGAGGATGCCGCACACCCCGTCCCGCCGGCCGGACCACTCGCCGCCGCATAG
- a CDS encoding urease subunit beta, with amino-acid sequence MSTPSFEGVPGEILCGDGDVPLNPGRERITLRVVNTADRPVQVGSHYHFAAANPGLEFDREAARGTRLDIPAGTAIRFEPGVERDVTLVPLAGNRVVPGLRPEWAGPLDGRTDV; translated from the coding sequence ATGAGTACGCCGAGCTTCGAGGGCGTGCCCGGCGAGATCCTGTGCGGCGACGGCGACGTGCCGCTGAACCCCGGCAGGGAGCGGATCACCCTGAGAGTCGTCAACACCGCCGACCGGCCGGTGCAGGTCGGGTCGCACTACCACTTCGCCGCGGCCAACCCCGGCCTGGAGTTCGACCGGGAGGCGGCCCGGGGCACCCGCCTCGACATCCCGGCGGGCACCGCGATCAGGTTCGAGCCCGGGGTGGAGCGCGACGTCACGCTGGTCCCGCTCGCGGGGAACCGCGTCGTCCCCGGACTGCGCCCCGAGTGGGCCGGTCCCCTCGACGGGAGGACCGATGTCTAG
- the urtD gene encoding urea ABC transporter ATP-binding protein UrtD, whose product MTEPLLDIRGLEVAFGGFRALDGVDLTVGRGELRFLIGPNGAGKTTLIDVITGLTKPTAGTVRFEGQDLAGRREHEIVRLGVGRTFQTSVVFEELTVLENLDLAASFRRPLWSLLRRRRGVSEEVAAALETTGLAGLAGSRAGVLSHGQRQWLEIGMLIVQRPRLLLLDEPVAGMSSGERERTGELLTEVARDHTVVVVEHDMDFLRRYASQVTVLHEGRVLTEGSVEQVRADPRVQEIYLGRAREGAEDAVR is encoded by the coding sequence GTGACCGAGCCGCTCCTGGACATCCGCGGGCTGGAAGTCGCCTTCGGCGGCTTCCGGGCGCTCGACGGCGTGGACCTGACCGTCGGCCGGGGTGAGCTGCGCTTCCTGATCGGGCCGAACGGCGCGGGGAAGACCACCCTCATCGACGTGATCACGGGCCTGACGAAACCGACGGCGGGCACGGTGCGGTTCGAGGGGCAGGACCTCGCGGGCCGCAGGGAACACGAGATCGTCCGGCTCGGCGTGGGCCGCACCTTCCAGACCTCGGTGGTCTTCGAGGAGCTCACCGTGCTGGAGAACCTCGACCTCGCCGCGTCGTTCCGCCGCCCCCTGTGGTCGCTGCTGCGTCGCAGGCGCGGGGTGTCGGAGGAGGTCGCGGCGGCACTGGAGACGACCGGCCTGGCCGGGCTGGCCGGCAGCAGGGCCGGGGTGCTGTCCCACGGGCAGCGGCAGTGGCTGGAGATCGGCATGCTGATCGTCCAGCGGCCCCGGCTGCTGCTGCTCGACGAGCCGGTCGCCGGCATGTCCTCCGGCGAGCGCGAGCGCACCGGCGAGCTGCTCACCGAGGTCGCCCGCGACCACACCGTGGTCGTGGTCGAGCACGACATGGACTTCCTGCGCCGCTACGCCTCCCAGGTCACCGTCCTGCACGAGGGCAGGGTGCTGACGGAGGGCTCGGTGGAGCAGGTGCGGGCCGACCCGCGCGTGCAGGAGATCTACTTGGGACGGGCGCGGGAGGGTGCAGAGGATGCTGTCCGTTGA
- the urtA gene encoding urea ABC transporter substrate-binding protein: MRNSLWRAGAVFALAAATLAACGGQSSTSGTSASSGGSDTIKVGILHSLSGTMAISEVTVRDAELLAIEEVNAAGGVLGKKLEPVVEDGASDWPTFAEKATKLIAQDKVATVFGGWTSASRKAMLPVFEKRKALLWYPVQYEGLESSPYIFYTGATTNQQIVPGLDYLKEKGKKKLFLVGSDYVFPRTANKIIKAYAAANGMEVLGEEYTPLGHTEYSTLVNKIVEAKPDAVFNTLNGDSNVAFFKQLKSTGISADQMPVMSVSVAEEEVRGIGVDNVAGHLVAWNYYQTTDTPANEKFVAAFKAKYGADKVTSDPMEAGYNAVHLWAEAVKKAGSTDVEAVKKAAGGVSLDRPEGKVTIDGDNQHVYKTARIGVVQPDGQIKEVWNSGEPIKPDPYLRTYSWAGGLV; encoded by the coding sequence TTGCGGAACTCATTATGGCGTGCCGGAGCGGTGTTCGCTCTCGCGGCCGCGACGCTCGCGGCGTGCGGCGGACAATCCTCGACAAGTGGTACATCTGCCTCATCTGGGGGTTCTGACACCATAAAAGTCGGCATCCTGCACTCCCTCAGCGGCACGATGGCCATCAGCGAGGTCACGGTCAGGGACGCCGAGCTGCTCGCGATCGAGGAGGTCAACGCGGCCGGCGGCGTGCTGGGCAAGAAGCTCGAGCCCGTCGTGGAGGACGGCGCCTCCGACTGGCCGACGTTCGCGGAGAAGGCCACCAAGCTCATCGCGCAGGACAAGGTCGCGACCGTCTTCGGCGGCTGGACGTCGGCGAGCCGCAAGGCGATGCTCCCCGTCTTCGAGAAGCGCAAGGCGCTGCTGTGGTATCCGGTCCAGTACGAGGGCCTGGAAAGCTCGCCGTACATCTTCTATACGGGCGCGACGACCAACCAGCAGATCGTCCCCGGGCTCGACTACCTGAAGGAGAAGGGCAAGAAAAAGCTTTTCCTCGTCGGCAGCGACTACGTCTTCCCGAGAACCGCGAACAAAATCATCAAGGCGTACGCCGCGGCGAACGGGATGGAGGTCCTCGGCGAGGAGTACACCCCGCTCGGGCACACCGAGTACAGCACGCTGGTCAACAAGATCGTCGAGGCCAAGCCGGACGCGGTCTTCAACACCCTGAACGGCGACAGCAACGTCGCGTTCTTCAAGCAGCTCAAGAGCACCGGGATCAGCGCCGACCAGATGCCGGTCATGTCGGTGTCCGTGGCCGAGGAGGAGGTCAGGGGCATCGGGGTGGACAACGTCGCCGGGCACCTCGTGGCCTGGAACTACTACCAGACGACCGACACCCCGGCGAACGAGAAGTTCGTGGCCGCGTTCAAGGCGAAGTACGGCGCCGACAAGGTGACCTCCGACCCGATGGAGGCCGGATACAACGCCGTCCACCTGTGGGCCGAGGCCGTCAAGAAGGCCGGGAGCACCGACGTGGAGGCCGTCAAGAAGGCCGCCGGCGGGGTGTCCCTGGACCGCCCCGAGGGCAAGGTCACCATCGACGGCGACAACCAGCACGTCTACAAGACCGCGCGCATCGGGGTCGTCCAGCCGGACGGCCAGATCAAGGAGGTCTGGAACTCCGGCGAGCCGATCAAGCCCGATCCCTACCTCAGGACGTACTCCTGGGCCGGCGGCCTGGTCTGA